The genome window cctcacagtcctcgctgccttgagttttcagacgcagccagtgttgtggacaaatgcggaactatgcgatagcggctgtcgggctacgcgcttgcttatggacttatggataactctttaccgtctgccgcttgatgtgtcagctcctgttagcgtacgggccaaccaaacgacccaagaagagtttggaacaaaacgagagaggatcaatttgttgttgcattatctggatggagaagagcttcacgacaacatttaactagaccgagattctgatcctgcttgtgttttacgcgatgggtgagttgttttgatttgtaacccttcaaaaaacgtatgctattatattgatcacaacattagtgtgtcgATTGTAATCAGCGCATCTTCCCGCgaacgatatgcacatcaaaggtattgtacagcaatataaatggtcattttaagacacttcacaataatatttgtactgtcaatacattatgtgaaaaatcatagtagattgtaagttgaaaacttaattctgtgctgtgttaaccatcgaatttggactaatataatatctatgactgaaaatgtcgttttgaacatcacatataaacttacataatgaaataaacgatgtcatcaaacacaacatttataagacttgattaccttatccatcaacgtgatttctcgttctcgtctgattcatggccatcagcggttgagttaaagactacaaatcccataattccacgctgcttcagagcgtcagtaaacaacatcattgctgttgtttgatctggcgccatctatcGGCGCAAATAATACAAACTGCatctttaaatttgatatttttggtctaaaaactagacttattttcttgggtcgttttgcttatcaagaaaaagcatcttaattaaagaatgtgtagatatttttactgaaaacaagacaaaaatactaagaatttttgttttttaaataattttttggatTGTGGTTACTCaaatgtttttccttttttaaaacattgtcacttgggtttgcggtaagatttggggtttggcttaggatgtcattttaactattggtttatactattttttccccGATTTTTAAACGGTAAAATTTTTAAACTGACGTTAGggtcccaagcgacaatggtaagaaaggaaaaacaattgagtaaccaacaTGTGAAACTGACATGGAAAACAAAGTCCGTGGTACGTACACAGAAAAACGCGGAGATCCGCGACAATGACACGGacaaatgagcaaaatattttgtgactataacacggaaattcgtgagatcaggctgaaatgacacataatgtgttaaaaagcaAAACATAAACTATTTGTAAAAGATGAACACATCCTTTCCTCAAGTGCATTCACAGTAAGGGGGCATGCACactgcacaccaaagcttttatgccCGTGGCCGGCGTATGTTTAtaattgttttcaatggaagctctgccTTTTTCAAAAAAAACAGCAACTAGCGTTTTTTTACGCACTGAAAGCCGGCGCTCTGCGTTTTTTCCGCCCTAAGCACTGAatgccgagagttgaaaaatattcaactttggatgAAAAAGCTCAGCTcttcaatgtcagttctcacacggccatccaatcacagtgaaaGAGGGGCGGGataaatatcacaacaaccaaccgttgcatcgtacaacgactgataaacaaagcagaagtatcacagtaaccaaagcgctcagctgaagaaacagctggcattcaACGTCCTCCTGGCATTTTCAGACGTGTtttaaagctttggtgtgcacgccccctaacaGAACTTGTTCATTTTTGTAATCTTTGAAACACATCAGATAGTTGGCAAATAGACATACTATATATATCTAAATTCATAAATTTAGCCACACTGGACCACTGCTGTGCTAGACATTATTTAATAATGTCATGTGTGAGGATGAAATGCCAAAGTCAGTGGACACATATACCGAGCCAAGATCATGGTGAAGTAATAACCACAGTGAAACGCCTTGAGCCAAACACACATCAGGACCTCGGCACTCATGGGAGGAGAATAGCAGAAGTGTGAATTTAGAAATGTAGTTGAAGCAATAAAGTAACTTTATAGGGTCGTAACAGAGGCGTTTTGGAGCCGATCTGCTCTCGCCCAAAAGAGTAACAACTACAAATGAACCCCGAACAGCAGTAAACAGCTCCACTGATACTCTGGTAATGAGGCAAAACTACATCGCCATCAGCGTATCAGAGCAGATGGTTTTCCGTTTGACAGCCAGAGTCAAACATGCAGCACACAATGACATCATAAACGCATATTTTATAGCACAAAAACTAttgccaatcacaacgtacagattacctggccaatcagaaacacagcgcttttcaaatcgatgagttttgtacaaaatcagtgcatttcagTAAGAGAGGGACATCTAGAGTTATAaaactgtacagtatgtggaaaataaagtgtttttttaaccataaaccaagcaaacacattattataccaaaataacattgtttttagcaataaaataggtgcactttgCACCATAGTAGACGTAATTATTCAAAcattttttctgggatttattTACTGGAACTATAATAAATGTGTGCCTGATGACAATTATTGACAGGAATTATGCAAGTGTTAATGATGCAAACACAATCTCAAAATTTGTGATGATTGCAACACATGCAGAGAGATTTGTGATGCAGTGGACTACAGTCTGGCACACAATGCTGGAACTCAACAGCATCGCTCTATCAATGATCCAGGTTTCTTTTCTAAACACTTTTTCAGAAATCACTTGGATACGCCGTGTACTTAGATATATGACCAGTTAAATTGCTCTTCTCATACAtttacatcatcatcatctgatGAATTGCCACATTAGCCGAAAGCTTTCAGTCAGTCTGCATATAATAAGGTATAATAAGCATAGTTGTATAGAAAGGTGTTCTGTTTTACCTGAAAGTGAACGAGAATACTTTTCTATGGGGATGGTACACGTAAAATTATCTTACCGCCTGAAAAGATCATGCAATTATATGCATTCTCTCTCCACCACACCTTTTTGTCACTGGGAAAAGGCCCTAATATGCACCATTAAGTtaacagatatgtacctttgaggtaccagtatgtacctctaaggtaccagCATGTATTAGATGTACCAATATTTACCTTATAGCTAGAagagtgtactttttaaaaaggtgctgccccagtgacaacttttgtaccttcatgtACCTACTGAAAGTACACCTTTGAACATTTGGAATGCTGACATCTGATTGGCTTATATAGTTGGAGGATGAGGACTATAGGAAAATATAGGAAATATTaaggaaagtcgtgttatagtcatgaaaatttgattaatttatttgtgtccatggcaagAAATTCAGCTAGTTGGAGGATGAGGACTATAGGAAAATATAGGAAATATTaaggaaagtcgtgttatagtcatgaaaatttgattaatttatttgtgtccatggcaagaaattcagcttttttcgaattttttataaatagtttcttgcactgaaaaaaatgattaattgaatgtaattttttttttaaggtaagtggttgcaatcaatttatttaagctacatttaaccaaaaaagattagtaaagtaaaataaaatataaaacttttgtttaaatgtagcttaaataaattgattgcaaccacttaccttaaaaaaatttattaaattcaatgaatcatttttttcagtgtgtgttcgtggcacgactttctttttatttttattttatgtattgttttctcatagtttttacctattttcttgccattgCCGATTGggattagaatcactttctgttacatttttagacatcctaacccaaatcccaactttaaccccaactccaggcgagtatagttttaaaagctgaagaaaaacatgtagaaaccaatacataaaagtacatcctaaaccaaaccccaaatctaaccccaagcgacaatgatttaaaaatagaaaaaaatacataaaatgacatgaaaaagaaagttgtgccatgaacacaaaaaaatatttatagaaatttgtgcacgtgacatgaaaaagacatttgtgctcaaggcacgaaaaaagctgaatttcgtgccatggacaggaataaattaatcaaatgtttcatgactataacacgactttccgtgagatcatttTGTAGATGGTGGTCTAAAACTTTGAAACATTACTGAATATTAAATGTGCCCTGTGACTTTTAGTGGAACAGATAGTGGAATAAATAAATTCACAATTACTTTATCCGATATTTATACAAGAAGAAAGTTAACAAAGACGTATGTATAATTTAGGAaactattaaaatattaaacctGGCAATGTGTTACGCGAGTGAGTGTGACTCTACATAACGTTCTTATTGAAATATGTCAGGTGGTTGAAATGCCTCTCATGTATAATCCTATTAAACAAGATGACTGTGAAATAgcttcagctctttaaaatattaGCATTTATGTCCATTACAAGGAGAGGATGAAGACACTGCCATCTAATGGTTACCAGATACTTGTTTATTTTCCTTACGCACTCCCAATAGCCCTATCAGCAAGGGTTAAGTATCCCTCCAACCACTATTTGGAAATTAGTTGCTATTTGCACAAATTACACTGGATATCATTAACACTTTAAAACATTATGGCATTAAAGGGTATAATCAGGGAGAAATTATCTCTGAGGAACAGTAAGACCACATAAgacatttacttaaaatgtactaaatgcctgtaaatattgctgtattaaatataaatgcaaGTAGGAAATATTACCCAAATACACTGTCATTTGTCCACAGTATTTCACTTACACTGGGCAAAAATTGTCTGATATATTTGTCTATCACTGTGTGTTTCAGAGATAGTGAGAGCAATGACTCATGTTATTAACCACGGTATGTCCATGTACTGGGGAACATCACGCTGGTCAGCGATGGAGATCATGGTAAGTGACCAGAACATGCATGATATGTTTTCGGTAAACTCATAAATTAAGGTGCTACAAAAGGTTCTTCAAAGTCATGGTGTAGAAGAACCATTTTCTGGTTTTCCAAAGAACCATTCAATAAAAGGCTATtgtgcatttactaatgttaaaggtgctgtagaatgtaaaacatggtaatgacatatcgtgagcctcaaacactatTGTTTCCTCCTCCTAATGTAAACCTCATGCATGCAAAATACCACTGGAAAACAGGCTAATCTCAACATAAAACCAACTGTGACGCTACAgtcaaaaatatatgttgacattaaattaagtacaatgttgttacaatgccaaaaataaagttgtgaatgctaagttagcgctatatgctatttaatgctatatgctagcatttagcctgaagttctactattgatgttATGGTTTTGTAGGTCTATACTGAAAACataaacttaccactcagaaacgtccattaacaatctccaaacaattgattatttctCAAATTCCCtatctttgtctgatacaggctcaaacataaacacacagcTACTAAAGGAGCTGCTCTATGAAGCAGCCAATCAGAgtagagctcaacattattattcataaccctttcaaataaggtaataataaacaattttattcaaaagttaaatcctagggttgtaaatggacatgtatcGTCTCTGTACAAATTTTCCACCTTCTATgtaaagaacaattttttttgctcTGTTATACTTTATCATGTTACATTATTGTAAGGAAGCGTTGTCTTGTTGTCCAAAATTGGGGGGTGTTTGGACATTTATGGAAAAAATGAGATTAAAGTCTATTTGTccctctctgtctctctctgtctctctctctgtctctctcttctTCTTTCCCAGGAGGCGTACTCTGTAGCAAGGCAGTTTAATCTTATTCCTCCTGTTTGTGAACAGGCAGAGTATCATTTATTCCAGAGGGATAAAGTAGAGATGCAGCTGCCTGAGCTTTACCATAAAATAGGtgaaaatacacaaatacaATAAATTTATATACAAATATGTACTATTGTTAGAGGTCCAACTCCATAGCGCCTTGAGGTTTTTTAAGTCCAGTTTTATGTCCACATACAGAAAAACATGCATGATTACCCACTTTATTGACTTTTCACTTGTATTTTAGGGGTTGGTGTTGTATCATGGTCTCCGCTGGCCTGTGGTATCATCACAGGAAAGTATGAAAACGGCATCCCAGAATCCTCCAGGGCATCTCTGAAGTCGTACTTGGCTTTTATAGCAGAAGCATCATACCTCCAAAACAGAAGGATGAAGATCTGTCGAGTTAAAAACTGATACAGAGACTTGTGAAAAATATTAGACCAGAAGCTCAACAAGGTCAGTAGGACCTTGTACAGCATACTGTAAGGCCTGACGTGATTCAACATCTCATTTTCTCGTTAACTGAATATAGACGAACACATAAACGTATTTTTATCGAGATTTACACCGATCCGAACCATGAATCCAGGCCATGTCCTGCAAATAAAACCATGATTCAACCCAACCTGACACATATACCAATCTGGACTATAAAGAATGTTTTTAGGACTAAAATTAACTCTTTATTTGCAATTCACATTTATAAGATtcatctttaactctttccccaccattgacgagttatctcatcaattaagagaaaacgtctgcataaaaaatggtttatgatgaatttttatgttaatctgcaataccgcaattatccactagatgccCAAGATACCAATTCATAAAAAACTTAAgccaaaactttatttactaattttaaacaaattttaattttaaacagtgtatgttttgataatcttttgaatctgatctctaacaaaaaaccttcacaaaaatgcattttttcacctttttgctataaaattgtatttttaaaggcggagtccacgatgtttgaaagccaatgttgatcacctaaacaaacacgcccctaccccaatagaatctggaccttctgttgatagactcgccccacacatacgcaacccggcaaggatgtcggttagtagacacgctccttactgctgattggctataagtgtgttttggtagtcggcccgtctccttttccaaagcgtttttcaaacatcgtggactccgcctttaaagaaaaatacccatacactgcaaaaaatgtctttcttacatagtgtttttgtcttgttttcagtaaaaatatctaaaaattcttaaattgatgagcaaaatgacctaggaaaataagtctagtttttagacaaaaaaatatataaaatttaagcgaatatgtgcttaaaacaagcaaaaaaaatctgccaatggaacaAGTAAAatgttcttgaattaagtgtttatgaaaaaagttaacttatttcaagaaaattgaAATtcctttggcagatttttttccttgttttaaacactaatttacttaaagtttatattttttgtctaaaaactagacttattcattgagtcattttgctcatcaagaaaatacttcttgatttaagaatttttagatatttttactggaaatcagacaaaaatactaaaagtaattttttacagtgtattaaagagtttataagcagagaaaaaatatagataggataaaacccgtttttcccgttttgtttgtttgtttgtttgtttgtttattgtttgtttgaaatcagatggtttgttctttcatttgatatattttaataaGAAGATTTTCCTAGAAGGCATTTGTAAAACTTCAAAAtctcaaaaaatgctggcgggcaacttttcaaaaaatgtctggcggggaatgagttaaatacaGCTTAAGCTAAACAAATAATAGAAGCAGCTGTGTCAGACCAGGTTTTGTGTGAGGCTGTATCTCTCTTGTCTCTTTGCAGTCGTACCAGTGGCTGAAGGAGAAGATTTTGAGTGATGATGGCAGAAAGCAGCAGGCAAAGCTCAAGGAACTGACCCACATTGCTGAGAAGCTCAGCTGTACGCTGCCACAGCTTGCCATCGGTAGGTCAAAAGACTTTCACCCAGTTTCATTTAACTGTCACAGCATCACACATATTATCACTGCCACACAGATGACTGGGATTGCTCAGTGGATAAAGGGAATGAGCTCATATTATTTCAGAAACGATTAAATAAAACACCAACTGTTTTGGtcagtttttaattttttatgacTTTATAGAAAACCCTTAAAtggataattcacccaaaaatgaaaatactctCATTATTTACTTTGTTCTAATGAAcgcaaatgaagatattttctggaatgtttgtaaccaaatcgatcagaagccccattggcTCCCATAGTATATTTTTCCCTATGGATGTCAATGAGGCTTCTTTCTTAAACATGTCTTCATTGGTGTTCACCAGAACAaggaaatgtatacatgtttgtaaccacataAGGGTAAATAAATGttcacagaattttcatttttgggtgaacttttcctttaagCTTTTATTAATTTGTAATGATGTATTGATAAAAGGATAAAAgaaatgaatttttttatttatttatttagtcaaTGGTGCTGCATTgcgttatttttttgttttttatgtttagtaacctttattttaattttaatagttTATTTGCACATTTCCAAATTGAGACTTTCTAAAATGAAATACAGTGCACTCAAGGTATATCcccctgtaaaaaaaatgcataatttttgtcaaatcaacatatatttttgttactttaacctaaaaaaattaagttaaataatttcagtttttataagttatatcaACTTAACATTTgtaagttgaattgacttgcaaaaccaagttgttttcacttcatgctgcatttttattaCAGTGCATGATTTATTATATGTTTTCCCTGAAGATCGAACCCATAAGCTCTACCgctttacatttaaatgttatGAATTTGGCAGACCGTTTTTAcagacttacagtgcattacaaggtatacaatTTTTATCAatttgtgtgttccctgggttcccAAGCTGAGATTTTTTATTGATCTGTTATCTGTGTCCTCCTTTAGCCTGGTGCCTACGTAACGAAGGAGTTAGCTCGGTTCTCTTGGGGACCTCCAACCCTGCACAACTCACTGAGAACTTGGGTGCAATTCAGGCAAGAGATTTATGAAGATATCTCAAATGCATCGAAACATTATGTAGGCTGTAGCAGGCTCtggttgcttttaaaggggacaaatctttttccatgtttaagtgctataattgggtccccagtgcttatataaacctagaaaatgcgaaaaagatcaacccagtaacttagatttggtaaaccattctctgcaagcttgtgatgtcagaaaggggataataccgccccttaatctacattatccaaccacggcactcccatttagtgcagagatcagctcatttgcattttaaagcacacccaaaacggcacatttttgctcacacctacaaagtggcaattttaacatgttataataaattatctatatgctattttgagctagaacttaacatacacactctggggacaccacagatttattttacatcttaaaaagtcttgtgaaatgtcccctttaacatttgatttgttgttatttacatttacagcatcatttacatttacagaaTATTGCATGGTGGTATTTTATGTATTACcacaaaatgcaaaattttCTTGTAGGAAAAATGCATTATAGCTGGTTTTACATGGTTTCCAGCTGGTGATTGAAGTTCAATATACTGTTAGTCAAAATGGCTAGATTGTttccagcatcaaaccagctaCCATGTACCAAAATGACATGTAGTCACTTTTCTTTGGTGCACATTCTTTAATGTTTAGGTATTTCATATATGATTGCATTTAATGTAATCTAAACGCGTTTTATATTCCCACCGACAGGTTCTTCCAAAGATCACCCCTAACGTGGCCTCGGACATCGACAAACTTCTGGGTAACCGTCCCCACAGTAAAAAAGACTACCATCATTAGGCCTTTCTGTGAATCCGTATGCCTTGCGACTCAGGATCCCGCGCCAGCCCTCTTGTGTCAGCGGGTGTCCCACCATCGTGTGTCTACTGTATCTGAACCTCTTCTTCAGAGATCCATCGTTGCTGTTACCGTAGAAATGCTAAAGTGTTATGCATGCTTCTGTTCAACCCAGACCTGAGCTCAATCTTGTGTAAAGATCTCTGTGTAGACACACCTAAA of Misgurnus anguillicaudatus chromosome 2, ASM2758022v2, whole genome shotgun sequence contains these proteins:
- the kcnab1b gene encoding voltage-gated potassium channel subunit beta-1 isoform X2, coding for MQVSFACTDHGLKAPRPSEPNKQNTSSPNTASAARARFRTVALIARSLGTFTHRHHISLKESTGKLTGMKYRNLGKSGLRVSCLGLGTWVTFGGQISDEVAEQLMTIAYENGVNLFDTAEVYSAGKAEIILGNIIKKKCWRRSSLVITTKLYWGGKAETERGLSRKHIIEGLKGSLQRLQLEYVDVVFANRPDSNTPMEEIVRAMTHVINHGMSMYWGTSRWSAMEIMEAYSVARQFNLIPPVCEQAEYHLFQRDKVEMQLPELYHKIGVGVVSWSPLACGIITGKYENGIPESSRASLKSYLWLKEKILSDDGRKQQAKLKELTHIAEKLSCTLPQLAIAWCLRNEGVSSVLLGTSNPAQLTENLGAIQVLPKITPNVASDIDKLLGNRPHSKKDYHH